A region of Plantactinospora sp. BC1 DNA encodes the following proteins:
- a CDS encoding GuaB3 family IMP dehydrogenase-related protein — translation MRDVVEIGLGKTAQRGYHLDDIAIVPSRRTRDVDDVSTAWQLDAYQFGIPCVGHPSDATMSPESAVTLGRLGGLGVLNVEGLWTRYEEPAKILEELSRLEEGSAATRRLQEVYAEPIRPELIAERVRQMREGGSTVAVRVSPQHTLALAPVILDAGVDILVIQGTIVSAEHVSTTDEPLNLKEFIADLDLPVVAGGCTDYKTALHLMRTGAAGVIVGLGGDDWSTTESVLGIRVPMATAIADAAAARRDYLDETGGRYVHLIADGDLQTSGDIAKALGCGADAVMLGEPLSLCAEAPAGGAWWHPAASHPKLPRGAYGVADEPLGSMEKLLYGPSDDPEGQLNLFGGLRRAMAKCGYRDLKEFQKVGLVLDR, via the coding sequence ATGCGTGACGTGGTCGAGATCGGGCTGGGCAAGACCGCACAGCGCGGCTACCACCTGGACGACATCGCGATCGTGCCGAGCCGGCGTACCCGGGACGTGGACGACGTCTCGACCGCCTGGCAGCTCGACGCGTACCAGTTCGGGATCCCCTGCGTCGGGCACCCGTCGGACGCCACCATGAGCCCGGAGTCGGCGGTCACCCTCGGCCGGCTCGGCGGGCTCGGGGTGCTCAACGTCGAGGGGCTGTGGACCCGCTACGAGGAGCCGGCCAAGATCCTGGAGGAGCTGTCCCGGCTGGAGGAGGGCTCCGCGGCCACCCGCCGGCTCCAGGAGGTGTACGCCGAGCCGATCCGCCCCGAGCTGATCGCCGAGCGGGTCCGGCAGATGCGCGAGGGCGGCTCCACGGTCGCCGTCCGGGTCTCCCCGCAGCACACCCTGGCGCTGGCCCCGGTGATCCTGGACGCCGGGGTGGACATCCTGGTGATCCAGGGCACCATCGTCTCGGCCGAGCACGTCTCCACCACCGACGAGCCGTTGAACCTCAAGGAGTTCATCGCCGACCTCGACCTGCCGGTCGTCGCCGGTGGCTGCACCGACTACAAGACGGCGCTGCACCTGATGCGTACCGGCGCGGCCGGCGTGATCGTCGGGCTCGGCGGCGACGACTGGTCGACCACCGAGTCGGTGCTCGGCATCCGGGTGCCGATGGCCACCGCGATCGCCGACGCGGCGGCGGCCCGCCGGGACTACCTCGACGAGACCGGTGGCCGGTACGTGCACCTGATCGCCGACGGCGACCTCCAGACCTCCGGCGACATCGCCAAGGCGCTCGGCTGCGGCGCCGACGCGGTGATGCTCGGCGAGCCGCTCTCGCTCTGCGCCGAGGCGCCGGCCGGCGGTGCCTGGTGGCACCCGGCGGCCAGCCACCCGAAGCTGCCGCGCGGCGCCTACGGGGTGGCCGACGAGCCGCTCGGCTCGATGGAGAAACTGCTCTACGGGCCGTCGGACGACCCGGAGGGCCAACTGAACCTGTTCGGCGGGCTGCGCCGGGCGATGGCCAAGTGCGGCTACCGGGACCTGAAGGAGTTCCAGAAGGTGGGGCTCGTCCTCGACCGGTAG
- a CDS encoding M1 family metallopeptidase, with translation MIRPGRPALAGVLATLLVALSTGGCTGTRRDDRPTGGFRPGAPGIGDPYFPTYGNGGYDVASYHLRVRYDPATDELTGDASIEATATQDLSRFNLDLAGLTVSSVQVDGVDAAHARTGAELVVTPATGLGEGSRFGVRVRYSGKPAPITSPELGSGGLLHTSDGAIALGQPESASTWFPVNDHPLDKATYRIEATVPDGLAALSNGTPGGSSTDAGWTTWRWAERAPMASYLVTLVIGKYRVSTGTHAGKPLVTAIAEGLPAGGPAERSLARTGEIVDFLASRFGPYPFEAYGGIALADSRIGYALETQSRPVYGPSFFATGPNLEVVAHELAHQWFGDSVSIRRWSDLWLNEGFASYAEWLWTEHDGGPSAQTMFEQEYAGTDWAEPALDPGRSEIFSRAVYKRGALAVHALRRTVGDEMFFRILTSWTTERRDGNATTDDLVAHAERVSGKPLRPLFDAWLSGTTAPPVP, from the coding sequence ATGATCAGGCCGGGGCGGCCGGCGCTGGCCGGCGTACTGGCGACGCTGCTGGTGGCGCTCTCGACCGGCGGCTGCACCGGCACCCGCCGGGACGACCGGCCGACCGGGGGCTTCCGCCCCGGCGCGCCCGGGATCGGCGACCCGTACTTCCCGACCTACGGCAACGGCGGCTACGACGTCGCCAGCTACCACCTCCGGGTCAGGTACGACCCGGCGACCGACGAGCTGACCGGCGACGCCAGCATCGAGGCGACCGCCACCCAGGACCTGTCCCGGTTCAACCTCGACCTGGCCGGGCTGACCGTCTCCTCCGTACAGGTGGACGGCGTCGACGCCGCGCACGCTCGGACCGGCGCCGAGCTGGTGGTCACCCCGGCCACCGGGCTCGGCGAGGGCAGCCGGTTCGGGGTACGGGTCCGCTACTCCGGCAAGCCGGCCCCGATCACCAGCCCCGAGCTGGGCAGCGGCGGGCTGTTGCACACCTCGGACGGTGCGATCGCGCTCGGCCAGCCGGAGTCGGCGAGCACCTGGTTCCCGGTCAACGACCATCCGCTGGACAAGGCGACCTACCGGATCGAGGCCACCGTGCCCGACGGGCTGGCGGCGCTGAGCAACGGCACCCCGGGCGGCAGCAGCACCGACGCCGGCTGGACCACCTGGCGCTGGGCGGAGCGGGCCCCGATGGCCAGTTACCTGGTCACGCTGGTGATCGGGAAATACCGGGTCAGCACCGGTACGCACGCCGGCAAGCCGCTGGTCACCGCGATCGCCGAGGGCCTGCCGGCGGGCGGGCCGGCGGAGCGGTCACTGGCCCGTACCGGTGAGATCGTCGACTTCCTGGCCAGCCGGTTCGGCCCGTACCCGTTCGAGGCGTACGGCGGGATCGCGCTCGCCGACAGCCGGATCGGGTACGCCCTGGAGACCCAGTCCCGCCCGGTGTACGGCCCCTCGTTCTTCGCCACCGGCCCGAACCTGGAGGTGGTGGCGCACGAGCTGGCGCACCAGTGGTTCGGGGACAGCGTCTCGATCCGGCGCTGGAGCGACCTCTGGCTCAACGAGGGCTTCGCCAGCTACGCCGAGTGGCTCTGGACCGAGCACGACGGCGGGCCGAGCGCGCAGACGATGTTCGAGCAGGAGTACGCCGGCACCGACTGGGCGGAGCCGGCGCTGGACCCGGGCCGGTCGGAGATCTTCAGCCGGGCGGTCTACAAGCGGGGTGCGCTGGCCGTGCACGCGCTGCGGCGTACGGTCGGCGACGAGATGTTCTTCCGGATCCTGACGAGCTGGACGACCGAGCGGCGGGACGGCAACGCGACCACCGACGACCTGGTCGCGCACGCCGAGCGGGTCTCCGGGAAGCCGTTGCGGCCGCTCTTCGACGCCTGGCTCTCCGGCACCACGGCACCACCCGTTCCCTGA
- a CDS encoding M1 family metallopeptidase, whose amino-acid sequence MTTTRRYRAAVGMVVAGALGLTGCQGDPEKTAVPPGPTPSATPSYNFQPGANGVGDDYFPTYGNAGYDVDRYEIKVRYDPKTDQLSGTTTVSASATADLARFNLDLAGLTVRSVTVDGAPATSARQGNELVVTAAKGLPTGTRFSTVIEYHGKPAPLRNKDLGDGGFLHTADGAIALGQPESASTWFPVNDHPVDKATYSFEITVPKGLVAISNGTPGGSTVDAGWTTWKWSESTPMASYLSTLVIGKYRVKTGTHKGRPLYTAVADSVRRGAADTAMASTTKVADYLETLFGPYPVEAYGGVVVADDRIRYALETQSRPVYASVFFGPNARNEVVAHELAHQWFGNSVALKTWQDIWLNEGFATYAEWLWAEHSGRQRAQQAFDVRYQQMDKSVWQLPPGRPGAANIFSESVYQRGGMTLHALRVTIGDDAFFKLLRTWAAEKKDANASTEEFVAVAERVSGQQLDALFDAWLYGKKRPARPKHAE is encoded by the coding sequence ATGACGACGACGCGGCGCTATCGGGCGGCAGTCGGCATGGTGGTGGCTGGCGCGCTCGGCCTGACCGGTTGCCAGGGCGACCCGGAGAAGACGGCGGTGCCGCCCGGCCCGACCCCCTCCGCCACCCCCAGCTACAACTTCCAGCCGGGTGCAAACGGTGTCGGCGACGACTACTTCCCCACGTATGGCAACGCCGGCTACGACGTCGACCGGTACGAGATCAAGGTCCGGTACGACCCGAAGACCGACCAGCTCAGCGGCACGACGACGGTCTCGGCGAGCGCCACCGCCGACCTGGCCCGGTTCAACCTCGACCTGGCCGGCCTCACGGTACGGTCGGTCACCGTGGACGGCGCACCGGCGACCTCCGCCCGGCAGGGCAACGAACTGGTGGTCACCGCGGCGAAGGGGCTGCCGACCGGCACCCGGTTCAGCACGGTGATCGAGTACCACGGTAAGCCCGCACCGCTGCGCAACAAGGACCTTGGCGACGGCGGCTTCCTGCACACCGCCGACGGCGCGATCGCGCTCGGTCAGCCGGAGTCGGCGAGCACCTGGTTCCCGGTGAACGACCACCCGGTGGACAAGGCGACCTACAGCTTCGAGATCACCGTGCCGAAGGGCCTGGTGGCGATCAGCAACGGCACCCCGGGCGGCAGTACCGTCGACGCCGGCTGGACCACCTGGAAATGGTCGGAGAGCACGCCGATGGCCAGCTACCTGAGCACGCTGGTGATCGGTAAGTACCGGGTGAAGACCGGCACCCACAAGGGGCGGCCGCTCTATACGGCGGTGGCCGACTCGGTGCGCAGGGGTGCCGCCGACACGGCCATGGCCAGCACCACCAAGGTCGCCGACTACCTGGAGACGCTCTTCGGCCCGTACCCGGTCGAGGCGTACGGCGGGGTGGTGGTCGCGGACGACCGGATCCGGTACGCCCTGGAGACGCAGAGTCGCCCCGTCTACGCCTCCGTCTTCTTCGGACCGAACGCCCGCAACGAGGTGGTGGCGCACGAGTTGGCGCACCAGTGGTTCGGCAACAGCGTGGCGCTGAAGACCTGGCAGGACATCTGGCTCAACGAGGGCTTCGCCACATACGCCGAGTGGCTCTGGGCGGAACACTCCGGCCGGCAACGGGCCCAGCAGGCGTTCGACGTGCGCTACCAGCAGATGGACAAGTCGGTGTGGCAGCTCCCGCCGGGTCGGCCGGGCGCGGCGAACATCTTCAGCGAATCGGTGTACCAGCGCGGCGGCATGACGCTGCACGCGCTGCGGGTCACCATTGGCGACGACGCGTTCTTCAAGCTGCTGCGCACCTGGGCAGCGGAGAAGAAGGACGCGAACGCCAGCACCGAGGAATTCGTGGCGGTCGCCGAACGGGTCTCTGGCCAGCAGTTGGACGCCCTCTTCGACGCCTGGCTCTATGGCAAGAAGCGCCCGGCCCGGCCGAAGCACGCCGAATAA